The nucleotide sequence CTTCAGCCATAAAAAATCCTAATCTATCGGCCTTGCTATTAGCGATATCATTCACACCTGGAACAATATCAAATATTTTTTGATCGGTAAAATACTTTGCGCCTCCACCGGCAAAAAATGTTAATTTACTTTTCAATAAATCCTGAGCAATTTCAGCATTCATTCCGCGGTCTTTTTGATGTGCATAAAATGCAGATGGTGTTGCTCCGGTTATTTCATCTGTAGTAATTACAGCGGTATTAAAACCTTTAGCGTCTAAGATCTCTGTTAAATTTGGTATCGATTTCTCTTCTATATTTACCCCGATAGCGCGATTATTGGTTTTTTCTCCGGTAGCTAAAGCAGTTCCAGCAGCAGCAGAATCGGTTGTAAAATCGTCTGCAGAAGATGTTTTTATAAAACCTATATTTTTTAATTGCGTTAAGGTCAGATTTCCGTTATTCGCTAAAACTGAAGATGAAATTTCAGAAAGACCATTCCCGTCTCCTATCAATAAAATGACATTTTTTACTGGCTCATGCAATCCGTCATGTTCGAAAGTAGGCTTGTAAACTTCAGCAAATAATTCATTTTTATAAACGCGATCTTTTAAAGAAAATAAGTACGAAGCACATTTAAATGGCTCATCGGTATTAATATAATTAACACCTAATTTTTCAAAAGCTTTCCAAGCCGATTTAGAATCTGGTGTTCCCCAAAATCGGAAAGGTTTATTAAAACTTTGTGCTTCTTCAATAACAGCGGTTACCTTTTGTAAATCTTCGTGAGTAAATCTTCCTTTACCATTCCAGCCGGCGTAGTTTTTATAATCTACACTAATCATAGCCACTCGATCCCATTGTTCTGATGTAAGTGGCTCTAATTTTTGATAATCGAAAGAAATAAATTCTGGATAGTTTTTATATTCTGAAGGAAGTGGTTCGTTCCCAGAAATAATAAACTCAATATTCTGATTTTCGATGATTTCAGGATATCTTTTTATTGCTTTTACAATTTGCTTTAACGTAGATGTTGCTTCTGTTTTTACATCTATCATTAATTGTATAGGTTCGTTTTTAATCACCGCAAGCTTTAAACCTTTAGCGATTGGTTTTAGATAAAGACTTTCTAGCGTGCGTTCTTCCTGAGTTTCATTTTCATGATGGGCTACAAGAAGTTTCCTATTTTTCAGAAAAACATCTGCTTCTATAGAGCTGGCTCCTGCTGCATAGGCCGTCCAAAAAGGTACTTTTTGTTCATAATCATTATGGGAATGAATATGAAGCGCTTCCTGTGCCTGAAGAACAGAAAAACCAAAAAGAAATATAAATATTGAATTGAATATTTTTTTCATAATACTAAAAAAAGGAAAGATGCTAAGTAGGGATAGCACCTCTCCATTAAACAAACTAAAATCAAACTAACACTTTACCAACCGATGTTTTGGGATATTCCTGAACCTTCGATTACAGTTGTTGGCAATGGCCAAACATGCATATATGTAGGATCGTAGTTTCTCGATGACCAAACTTCCTGAATTGTATAATCGGAATCTGGATTAGTTCTATCACTGTGAATTCGCCCGTGTAGTGGCTTGCTATAAACATCTTCGGCATCGCCCCAACGTACTAAATCGAAATGACGGTTTGCAAATTCTCCTGCTAATTCTACTCGACGTTCGTGTTTTAGGTCTTCTATAGTAGCTCCCGAAATTGCATTTAAACCAGCACGATCTCTTACTTTATTAAGTGGTTCATCTCCGTTTTGGCCTTGCATAATTAAAGCTTCAGACTTCATCAATAAAACTTCAGCAAAACGCAAGAGGGGCACATTATAAGTGGTTGATGGATCATCACCATTGCTGTTTACATTTGTTCCTATAGGAGACTCTCCTCCGAACTCATACATATATTTATTAAACTGAAATCCAGATAATGAGTTTTCTGAATAATAACTTCTGTTTTCTCCGAAATATGGAAATTCATCACCATATTTTAATATAGTCACTTCTCTACGAGCGTCATCTTCTTCAAATGACTCATACAACTCTTCGGTTGGTTGATAGTATCCCCAACCATTGTATTTACTCCATCCTTTATTTTCTAGCATTACACCAGTAAGAATGCTTCCTCCGTTTACTCCAGAGTTTACCGACCAGATATATTCACTGGTCCAGTTATTTAAATGACTGTGTAATAATCGATAATCTTGATCTGGATTATCGGTATCGATCAAAGCTCTACCCGATCCTGAATTAATTACTTTATCGGCATAAGTAACAACATCTGCATATTTACTCTCATCATATTGAGACCAGTATAAGTATGTTTTAGCGATATAAGCATTAGCCGCATCTTTATGTGCGTGACCATAATCTGCGCTAGACATCTCTGTAAAAAGTGGTAACAATTCTGCAGCCGACTCAAGATCTTTTACAATCTGCTCGTAATTTGCCTGAACGCTTGTTGGACGCTCGTAGCTTCCTGCAGGATCTTCCATATTATCTACGGTAATAATCGGGATTCCTCCATTTTCACCGTCATCACCATAACTATGTGCTAACCAGAAGTAGAAAAAACCACGCATAAAATATGCTTCTCCCATGGCCTGATTTTTCATATCCTCACTGATATTCATTTCTGGGACATTCTTTAAAATATCATTGGCTCTGCGAATCACTTTAAAAGCTCTTGGATACATATTAGCGGTATATCCTTCGTCCCCGGTACATACAAAGTTTTTCACATTGTCGGCATCGGCTTTAATACGACCGGTAATCATATCATCAGAAGCATTGATGTACCAAAAGAAACCTCGTCCAAACATTTCTGAAGTTTTCATTTCGTCATACATGCCGTTGATGGCTAATTCTGCATCATCTGCTGTTTTCCAGAAATTCCCGTAAGAAACACTTCCCTTAGACTCTACCTCGGTAAAATCATCTGAGCAGGAAGTGAACACTAAAGCCGTTATGGCTGAAAGTGCAATAGTTTTAAGTTTTATATATTTTATCATGATTTCTCTTTGATTTATTGTTGACATTAAAATGATAAGGATAAACCAACTACATATTTAGAAGACAATGGATATCTACCTACATCTAGCCCGTTGTTACCTACTTCAGGATCCATCCCTTCGTAATCGGTAATGGTAAACACATTATCAGCTGAAGCATAAATTCTTAAGGAAGAACCTTCAAAAATGCTATTCATCGTAGTTGTCGGCAATGTGTATCCTAGCGTAATATTTTTCAAACGCAGGTAAGAAGCATTTTCTAAGTACCATGTAGAATTAGTTCCGAAGTTTGAATTATCATCGCTAGTAGCTAATCTTGGAATATCAGACCCTGTATTTTCAGGACTCCACGCATTTAAAACACGATTATCTAAATTATAACCTTGTAAAGAAGCATTGTAAGTAGAATATTTGTAAGCATTAAATGCTTTTGCTCCTGAAACTCCCTGGAATAATGCACTTAAATCGAAATTTTTGTAATCGAAATTCAAACCGAAACTATACGTAAAATCTGGTAAGTAACTTCCTGAGAATTTACGGTCACCACTATCGATTTTACCATCTCCATTTGTATCTTCAAATTTGAAATCTCCAGGTTTTGCATTAGGTTGAATTAAATCACCGTTATTATTGGTATATGCATTAATTTCTTCTTGAGACTGAAATATTCCGGTTTGTGGCACCAAATAGTAAGAATATAAATTCTCTCCTACTGCAGATCTAAAAGGTCTTAAAACACCTCTCACATCATTACTATGTTGAATAAAATCGATTCCTGCATCATTGTAACCGTTTAAGTTCACTAACTCATTATCGATTTGACTTATATTACCAAAGATGTTGTAGCTAAAATCATTTATCTTTTCTGTATAAGAAACAGATAGCTCCCATCCTGTGTTTTTCACTTCGCCACCGTTTACATCTGGTGCTTCGAAACCTTGATGAGCATCAGCTAAACCTGGTATAATCATCCCTTTGGTTTTCTTAGAAAAGTAATCTGCAGTAATGCTAAGCTTATTTTTAAATAGACTAGCATCTAAACCTAAATCAAAAGATTCTGAAGTTTCCCATTTCAAATTTGAATTTGATTGGCGACCTAAATACAATCCGTTAGAATCATAAGTACCTTGCTCGCCCATTACGGCTAAACTTGTTTGCATTGGCACATCAAAAGAGTAGTAACCTACTGTATTGATATTTCCTATCTGCCCCCAAGAAGCTCTTAGTTTTAAATCGCTAAGATTGTTGATGTCTTCGATTGCCGGTAAATTAGACAAACGTACCGCTCCTGAAACCGATGGGAAATAATCTGATTTATTATCTGGAGCCAATCTGGAAGTTTCATCTCTACGAATACTCGCAGATAGATAATACGTACGATCGAAGTTATACATTACTCTACCTATGGCTGATGTTAAAACATCTTCATACACATCGGTTTGTGCAGGCTGTAGAGAAGTTGCATTTCCCATATAATGGTTAAACTCTCCTTCGTTTGCAAAACCTCTACCTTCCTGGTAATAATACTCATAATCGGTATGCTGAGAAGAATAAATTGCGGTAAGATCTAAATTATGTTTCCCAAAAGACTTCTTATAGTTTAACTGATTATCCCAGATCCAACGGTTCTCATTAGAATAACTTTGGTATAAATAATTTTGAGCATCAGATCTTCCAATTTCTGGAACTCTAGGCTGAAAACGCTTACTTTTAGTATCGGTTAAAGCATAAGAATAATTGGTCTTAAAGCTTAAGCCGTCAAGAATATCATAGTTTAAATACACGTTAGCATTCAGGTAATTTACAGGATTGCTAATCGTAGGACGTTCCAATAATGCTACAGGATTGTAAACATCACCATACGCACCACCAAAATCTGATAAACGTTGTGGCACTACACCCTGGTAAGTTCCGTCTTCATTATAAACATCTGCTGCTGCCGGCATATAAATAGCATTGATAATTGCTCCTGAATATCCATTCGAAGTATTCGTACCAACTGCTTCAGATTTTGAGAAATATACATTCTCACCAATGGTAATTTTGTCATTAAAATCATAGTCAGATTTCACTCGAAAAGAGTATCGATCTTTACTTGTACCTTTTAGTACGCCTTCTACTTTATTATACCCAAAAGAGGTTAAATAACTTGCTTTTTCAGAAGCGCCACTAATATTTGCATTCACATTATAAATAGCTGCATCTCTAAAAATTTCGTCCATCCAATCGGTACGAGTTACCGCTCCCCAAGGATTTTTCTCTGGATTGTGCGCAGATACTCTAGAAGCTCCTGCATTATCGGCTGCGGTATTGTATACAAAATTGTTTTCTTCTGCATTAAGAGGAGTTGGTAGATTATTTGCTGATTGGAAACCTGCATAAGTATCCAGATTTACACGCATCTTCCCGGTTTTTCCTTTTTTAGTTTGAATTACAATTACTCCAGAGGAAGCTTGTGCACCATAAATAGCTGCAGAAGCTGCATCTTTTAAAACACTTACAGATTCTATATCATTTGGATTTATAGGAGGTCCGTAATAAGGAACACCATCAACAACAGTTAACGGTTCTTGTCCATTCAACGTTCCTAAACCGCGAATGGTAATATTAGAAGACGAAGAAGGATCTCCACCATCTTGGGTAACTGTTACCCCAGGTAAGTTTCCTTGTAAAAAATCAGAGAAATTTGAAACCGGGCGGCTCTCTAAATTCTCCATATTTCCTACTGAAGCTACTGCTGAAGTAAGGTCTCTTTTCTCTGAAGAACCGTAACCAATAAGTACAATTTCATCTAAGGCATCAACAGATTCTTCTAAAGCAATTTCAAAAGTCTCATTACCGCTATAATTTATAGTTTGAGATTTAAAGCCTATATAACTTGAAGTGATATTTCCTTCTTCCTCGTTAACTTCTAAGAGAAAGTTACCATCAAAATCAGTAACCGTTCCGTTACCATTATTATTAGCAACAATTGTAACCCCCGAAGTGGCATCCCATCCGATTTTGAGACTACTGTTCCTTTTAGCGTGTATTGAG is from Zunongwangia endophytica and encodes:
- a CDS encoding SusC/RagA family TonB-linked outer membrane protein — encoded protein: MCVGRHGSIHAKRNSSLKIGWDATSGVTIVANNNGNGTVTDFDGNFLLEVNEEEGNITSSYIGFKSQTINYSGNETFEIALEESVDALDEIVLIGYGSSEKRDLTSAVASVGNMENLESRPVSNFSDFLQGNLPGVTVTQDGGDPSSSSNITIRGLGTLNGQEPLTVVDGVPYYGPPINPNDIESVSVLKDAASAAIYGAQASSGVIVIQTKKGKTGKMRVNLDTYAGFQSANNLPTPLNAEENNFVYNTAADNAGASRVSAHNPEKNPWGAVTRTDWMDEIFRDAAIYNVNANISGASEKASYLTSFGYNKVEGVLKGTSKDRYSFRVKSDYDFNDKITIGENVYFSKSEAVGTNTSNGYSGAIINAIYMPAAADVYNEDGTYQGVVPQRLSDFGGAYGDVYNPVALLERPTISNPVNYLNANVYLNYDILDGLSFKTNYSYALTDTKSKRFQPRVPEIGRSDAQNYLYQSYSNENRWIWDNQLNYKKSFGKHNLDLTAIYSSQHTDYEYYYQEGRGFANEGEFNHYMGNATSLQPAQTDVYEDVLTSAIGRVMYNFDRTYYLSASIRRDETSRLAPDNKSDYFPSVSGAVRLSNLPAIEDINNLSDLKLRASWGQIGNINTVGYYSFDVPMQTSLAVMGEQGTYDSNGLYLGRQSNSNLKWETSESFDLGLDASLFKNKLSITADYFSKKTKGMIIPGLADAHQGFEAPDVNGGEVKNTGWELSVSYTEKINDFSYNIFGNISQIDNELVNLNGYNDAGIDFIQHSNDVRGVLRPFRSAVGENLYSYYLVPQTGIFQSQEEINAYTNNNGDLIQPNAKPGDFKFEDTNGDGKIDSGDRKFSGSYLPDFTYSFGLNFDYKNFDLSALFQGVSGAKAFNAYKYSTYNASLQGYNLDNRVLNAWSPENTGSDIPRLATSDDNSNFGTNSTWYLENASYLRLKNITLGYTLPTTTMNSIFEGSSLRIYASADNVFTITDYEGMDPEVGNNGLDVGRYPLSSKYVVGLSLSF
- a CDS encoding alkaline phosphatase, encoding MKKIFNSIFIFLFGFSVLQAQEALHIHSHNDYEQKVPFWTAYAAGASSIEADVFLKNRKLLVAHHENETQEERTLESLYLKPIAKGLKLAVIKNEPIQLMIDVKTEATSTLKQIVKAIKRYPEIIENQNIEFIISGNEPLPSEYKNYPEFISFDYQKLEPLTSEQWDRVAMISVDYKNYAGWNGKGRFTHEDLQKVTAVIEEAQSFNKPFRFWGTPDSKSAWKAFEKLGVNYINTDEPFKCASYLFSLKDRVYKNELFAEVYKPTFEHDGLHEPVKNVILLIGDGNGLSEISSSVLANNGNLTLTQLKNIGFIKTSSADDFTTDSAAAGTALATGEKTNNRAIGVNIEEKSIPNLTEILDAKGFNTAVITTDEITGATPSAFYAHQKDRGMNAEIAQDLLKSKLTFFAGGGAKYFTDQKIFDIVPGVNDIANSKADRLGFFMAEGEAPSTLKGRGNLLPETVENALTFMNSEMPFFMMVEGAQIDKFGHFNDVSGIVSEGIDFDKAISEAIQFADKNPGTLVIVTADHETSGFSIPQGNVENHLIEGDFTTHDHTATMVPVFSYGVYSDLFRGVYENNEIFNKILEIVDER
- a CDS encoding RagB/SusD family nutrient uptake outer membrane protein, which encodes MIKYIKLKTIALSAITALVFTSCSDDFTEVESKGSVSYGNFWKTADDAELAINGMYDEMKTSEMFGRGFFWYINASDDMITGRIKADADNVKNFVCTGDEGYTANMYPRAFKVIRRANDILKNVPEMNISEDMKNQAMGEAYFMRGFFYFWLAHSYGDDGENGGIPIITVDNMEDPAGSYERPTSVQANYEQIVKDLESAAELLPLFTEMSSADYGHAHKDAANAYIAKTYLYWSQYDESKYADVVTYADKVINSGSGRALIDTDNPDQDYRLLHSHLNNWTSEYIWSVNSGVNGGSILTGVMLENKGWSKYNGWGYYQPTEELYESFEEDDARREVTILKYGDEFPYFGENRSYYSENSLSGFQFNKYMYEFGGESPIGTNVNSNGDDPSTTYNVPLLRFAEVLLMKSEALIMQGQNGDEPLNKVRDRAGLNAISGATIEDLKHERRVELAGEFANRHFDLVRWGDAEDVYSKPLHGRIHSDRTNPDSDYTIQEVWSSRNYDPTYMHVWPLPTTVIEGSGISQNIGW